A genomic region of Solanum dulcamara chromosome 2, daSolDulc1.2, whole genome shotgun sequence contains the following coding sequences:
- the LOC129880306 gene encoding protein NRT1/ PTR FAMILY 1.2-like produces the protein MERKREVVEEKSRKGGLITMPFIIVNESFERVASYGLQFNMIIYLMTYYGMSAATGTSILGLWGALSNGLAIVGAIVADSYWGRYRVVASGSISTFIGMIILWLTAMIPQLKSLPCSQFQHVCSGATLVQLAVLFLSFVFMSIGAGFVRPCSIIFGADQLENKENPRNQRLIESYFNWYYASTGISTILAVTIMVYIQDRYGWKIGFGVPLILMFLSVSMFLIGSPLYIKVKAKDTENVAIGLLQAVVAAFRKRNTNLPLIDCDDYYRWPLESEASTPSKDFSCLNRACMIQDRQRELNPDGSASNPWSLCSLEHVESLKALLRVLPMWSTGFIIFVDMNVFAFSLLQTKTMDRHIFAHVEIPAASFSVFMILSLAVWIAFYDRVLVPFLSKYSGKPRGLSPITRMGIGLIASLMSMLLSAITESIRRQRAIEEGHEDDPSALVNMSALWFVPQYALLGVAEASHAVGQIEFLYALLPKSMSSIASAMYTVGTAVSNLIGSILVSGVDWLSSTGGRTSWLSSNINKGHIDYYLWLLTFLSLLNFFVFLLVCRLYESGNDESSRSSHAVDEKECDYMLLSES, from the exons atggagagaaaaagagaagtgGTTGAAGAGAAATCAAGAAAGGGTGGTCTTATAACCATGCCTTTCATAATTG tgAATGAATCATTTGAAAGGGTAGCAAGTTATGGTTTACAATTTAACATGATAATCTATTTGATGACATATTATGGCATGAGTGCTGCTACTGGTACTAGCATTCTTGGACTATGGGGTGCACTTTCAAATGGGTTGGCAATTGTTGGGGCAATTGTTGCTGATTCTTACTGGGGTCGGTATAGGGTTGTTGCCTCTGGATCCATCTCCACTTTTATT GGAATGATTATTCTTTGGCTGACAGCTATGATTCCACAACTCAAGTCTTTACCCTGCTCTCAGTTCCAACATGTTTGTAGTGGAGCAACACTAGTCCAACTTGCTgttctatttttatcttttgtgTTTATGTCCATTGGAGCTGGTTTTGTTAGACCTTGTTCTATAATATTTGGTGCAGATCAATTGGAAAATAAAGAGAACCCCAGGAACCAGAGGCTTATTGAAAGCTATTTCAATTGGTACTATGCTAGCACAGGGATTTCAACTATTCTTGCAGTTACCATTATGGTTTATATTCAAGATCGTTATGGTTGGAAAATTGGCTTTGGTGTCCCGCTTATCCTCATGTTTTTGTCTGTCTCAATGTTCCTTATCGGTTCTCCTCTTTATATCAAAGTGAAAGCAAAAGATACAGAAAACGTGGCCATAGGATTGCTTCAAGCAGTTGTAGCAGCTTTTAGGAAAAGAAATACCAATCTTCCATTGATTGATTGTGATGACTACTATCGTTGGCCACTTGAATCAGAGGCCTCGACACCATCAAAGGACTTCAG TTGTTTAAATAGAGCTTGCATGATTCAAGATCGTCAAAGGGAATTGAATCCTGATGGATCAGCTTCAAATCCATGGAGTCTCTGTAGTTTAGAACACGTTGAATCACTGAAGGCTCTTCTTAGAGTACTTCCTATGTGGTCCACTGGTTTTATAATCTTTGTGGACATGAATGTATTCGCATTTTCCTTACTTCAAACAAAGACCATGGATAGACATATCTTCGCTCATGTTGAAATACCAGCAGCATCATTCAGTGTGTTCATGATTCTTTCTTTAGCAGTGTGGATTGCTTTCTATGACCGTGTTTTGGTCCCTTTTCTATCAAAATATAGTGGAAAGCCAAGAGGGTTGAGTCCTATCACCCGAATGGGGATTGGCTTAATAGCCTCCCTTATGTCTATGTTATTGTCAGCAATAACAGAAAGCATAAGACGACAAAGGGCAATAGAGGAAGGGCATGAGGACGACCCAAGTGCTTTAGTGAACATGTCTGCTCTGTGGTTCGTGCCACAGTATGCACTACTCGGAGTGGCTGAGGCTTCCCATGCAGTTGGACAGATTGAGTTCTTGTACGCTTTATTACCCAAGAGCATGTCCAGCATAGCGTCAGCTATGTACACTGTCGGGACTGCTGTGTCTAATTTGATTGGAAGTATTCTGGTGAGTGGTGTGGATTGGCTTTCATCAACCGGAGGTAGAACGAGCTGGCTTTCGAGCAACATTAATAAGGGTCACATTGATTACTATCTCTGGTTGCTTACTTTTTTGAGTTTGCTCAACTTCTTCGTTTTTCTGTTGGTCTGCCGGTTGTACGAATCTGGCAATGATGAAAGCAGTAGGTCATCTCATGCGGTCGATGAGAAAGAATGTGATTATATGCTTTTATCTGAATCTTGA